From Medicago truncatula cultivar Jemalong A17 chromosome 7, MtrunA17r5.0-ANR, whole genome shotgun sequence, a single genomic window includes:
- the LOC11408065 gene encoding uncharacterized protein, which translates to MKIDTVSGQRKSRKRRSGGRTDSVEDTLEKWKNYNRQQQQKLGCRGNGADKIHKVPAKGSRKGCMRGKGGPQNSDCNFRGVRQRIWGKWVAEIREPINGKHVGEKANRLWLGTFTTAHDAALAYDKAAKAMYGPSARLNFPDGSPSSSSGGSADSMNGEEDLGKAEELEGNLHQFEEENKILSKDFVSDDDSVEESKEVMIDGTVQCPTNKKCKKMVHQRSYKNVKSETHGENKRLERELGKVLENSSLDGEFNHVQKEPMDAGMNSGADRRSSDIADLVQSEETIRGSPEDLKSFELSCSNHFFGNQHNMLPDSNPRSSSEHCNIKTEASLAKKHKKEENGHFLSHARSQNEQNKNGYFDEMESELKGLEYKLGGQSIDCKNDEAQIVVPYMQGIHLFGGDSVGPIERMSQVEALNNNTNKNTKLKEKGSNGNAFHGLSSGQSRKLSDLSQQLQKLGGYLPENWNNMQFADLEVGYDYSFLKPDYDFGLLEEKKLLDICFSHIGS; encoded by the exons ATGAAGATTGATACCGTTTCTgg ACAAAGGAAATCACGCAAGAGACGCAGTGGTGGAAGAACTGACTCAGTGGAAGACACTCTTGAGAAGTGGAAGAACTACAACAgacagcaacaacaaaaacttGGTTGTAGAGGTAATGGAGCTGATAAGATTCACAAAGTTCCTGCAAAAGGTTCAAGAAAAGGGTGCATGAGAGGTAAAGGTGGTCCTCAGAATTCTGATTGCAATTTCAGAGGAGTTAGACAGAGAATTTGGGGTAAATGGGTTGCTGAGATTCGTGAACCAATCAATGGTAAACATGTTGGTGAGAAAGCAAATAGGCTTTGGCTTGGTACTTTCACTACAGCACATGATGCTGCTCTTGCTTATGATAAAGCAGCTAAGGCTATGTATGGACCTAGTGCTCGCTTGAACTTCCCTGATGGATCGCCATCATCATCAAGCGGTGGTTCTGCAGATTCAATGAATGGCGAGGAGGATCTTGGAAAAGCTGAAGAGTTGGAGGGTAATCTTCATCAGTTTGAGGAAGAGAATAAGATTCTTTCTAAAGATTTTGTTTCTGATGATGACTCGGTAGAGGAATCAAAGGAAGTGATGATAGATGGTACTGTCCAATGtccaacaaataagaaatgTAAGAAAATGGTTCATCAAAGGTCTTACAAGAATGTCAAATCTGAAACACATGGAGAAAATAAACGACTAGAGAGAGAATTGGGGAAGGTTTTGGAGAATTCTAGCCTGGATGGAGAGTTTAATCATGTGCAGAAGGAGCCTATGGATGCAGGCATGAACTCAGGAGCTGATCGTAGATCTTCTGATATAGCAGATCTGGTGCAGAGTGAGGAAACAATAAGAGGATCACCGGAGGATTTGAAATCCTTTGAGTTGAGCTGCAGCAATCATTTCTTTGGAAACCAGCACAATATGCTTCCAGATAGCAATCCAAGATCAAGTTCTGAGCATTGTAACATCAAAACCGAGGCTTCTCTTGCAAAGAAACACAAGAAGGAAGAAAATGGACATTTCTTAAGCCATGCTCGGTCACAAAATGagcaaaataaaaatggatATTTTGATGAAATGGAAAGTGAGCTTAAGGGATTGGAATACAAGCTGGGAGGCCAATCTATTGATTGCAAGAATGATGAGGCACAAATAGTAGTACCTTACATGCAGGGAATTCATCTGTTTGGTGGTGACAGTGTTGGACCAATTGAAAGAATGTCACAAGTTGAGGCTTTGAACAACAATactaataaaaacactaaattGAAAGAGAAAGGAAGTAATGGAAATGCATTTCATGGACTTAGTTCAGGGCAAAGTAGGAAGCTGAGTGATCTTTCTCAACAGTTGCAGAAATTGGGTGGTTACTTGCCTGAAAATTGGAATAATATGCAGTTTGCAGATCTTGAAGTTGGTTATGATTATAGTTTCTTAAAACctgattatgattttggtttattAGAAGAGAAGAAGTTACTTGATATATGTTTTTCACATATAGGATCTTGA